From the genome of Apodemus sylvaticus chromosome 3, mApoSyl1.1, whole genome shotgun sequence, one region includes:
- the Lyrm2 gene encoding LYR motif-containing protein 2, with product MAASRLPPAALTLKQFMRRQQVLLLYRKILRAIRQVPSDSDRKYLQDWAREEFKRNKSATEEDTIRMMITHGNMQLKELERTLALARS from the exons ATGGCGGCTTCCCGCTTGCCTCCCGCGGCCCTGACGCTGAAGCAG TTCATGAGAAGGCAACAGGTTCTCCTCCTCTACAGAAAGATTTTGCGAGCGATTAGGCAAGTTCCCAGTGATTCTGACCGAAAATACCTCCAGGACTGGGCCAgggaagaatttaaaagaaacaaaagcgcAACAGAAGAG GATACAATCCGAATGATGATTACCCACGGCAATATGCAGCTAAAGGAACTGGAAAGGACACTTGCTTTAGCCAGATCTTAA